A genomic region of Brachionichthys hirsutus isolate HB-005 unplaced genomic scaffold, CSIRO-AGI_Bhir_v1 contig_257, whole genome shotgun sequence contains the following coding sequences:
- the LOC137914611 gene encoding ras GTPase-activating protein-binding protein 2-like, which produces MVMEKPSPLLVGREFVRQYYTLLNKAPDFLHRFYGRNSSYVHGGLDPTGELAEAVYGQAEIHKKVMSLQFSECHTKIRHVDAHATLSDGVVVQVLGELSNNGQPMRKFMQTFVLAPEGSVANKFYVHNDIFRYEDEVFGDSEAELDEESEEEVEEEPEERQPTPEQLQESPNSTTFYEPHPVTNGVEESMEEPTPEPEPEPEPEPKVEELKPEADEKALEELEEKAPSPVPVESPPNTQEPPKTFSWASVTSKNLPPSGTVSTSGIPPHVVKAPSSQPRAEAKPETQAAPLRPRDQRTRDRPTFTPRGPRSDGVASSESQTAKPQLSFVNKGGRGEGESGDMDSRRIVRYPDSHQLFVGNLPHDIDESELKDFFMTYGHVVELRINTKGVGGKLPNFGFVVFDDSVPVQRILGAKPIMFRGEVRLNVEEKKTRAVRERETRGGGEERRDMRRNDRGPGGSRGIMGSGIMRERDGRGPPARGGMAPKPGMGSGRGSGGQGEGRFTAQRR; this is translated from the exons ATGGTGATGGAGAAGCCAAGTCCCCTGCTTGTAGGGCGGGAGTTTGTGAGGCAGTATTACACACTCTTAAACAAAGCACCAGATTTCCTGCACAG GTTTTATGGGAGAAATTCTTCCTACGTTCATGGAGGACTTGATCCTACTGGAGAGCTGGCAGAAGCAGTGTACGGGCAGGCG GAAATCCACAAGAAGGTCATGTCCCTGCAGTTTAGTGAGTGCCATACGAAGATCAGGCACGTGGATGCGCATGCCACACTGAGTGATGGAGTGGTGGTGCAAGTCCTCGGAGAACTGTCGAACAATGGTCAGCCCATGAGGAAGTTCATGCAAACATTTGTGCTTGCACCAGAA GGTTCAGTGGCAAACAAGTTCTATGTCCACAATGACATCTTCCGTTATGAGGATGAGGTGTTTGGAGACTCTGAAGCTGAGCTCGATGAAG aatcagaggaagaagttgaagaggagccagaggagaggCAGCCAACCCCTGAGCAACTTCAAGAAAGTCCCAACAGCACCACCTTTTATGAACCTCACCCCGTCAC AAATGGAGTAGAGGAGTCGATGGAGGAGCCAACCCCAGAACCTGAGCCAGAGCCTGAACCAGAGCCCAAAGTAGAGGAGCTAAAACCCGAGGCTGATGAGAAGGctctggaagagctggaggagaaggcaCCTTCGCCTGTCCCTGTGGAGTCTCCACCCAACACTCAAGAACCTCCCAAG ACTTTCTCATGGGCCTCGGTGACCAGTAAAAACCTGCCTCCATCTGGCACAGTCAGCACCTCTGGAATCCCACCCCATGTAGTCAAAGCTCCAAGCTCACAG CCCAGGGCCGAAGCCAAGCCGGAGACGCAGGCGGCACCTCTTCGACCTAGAGACCAGCGGACCCGTGACAGGCCGACCTTCACTCCGCGGGGTCCCAGATCAG ATGGTGTTGCTTCTTCGGAGTCACAAACGGCAAAACCACAATTGAGCTTTGTCAACAAAG GTGGCAGGGGAGAAGGCGAATCTGGTGACATGGACAGCAGGCGGATTGTTCGGTACCCAGACAGCCACCAGCTTTTCGTCGGCAACCTCCCACACGACATTGATGAGAGCGAGCTCAAAGACTTCTTCATGA CATACGGACACGTTGTGGAGCTGCGAATCAACACCAAGGGCGTTGGTGGGAAACTTCCCAACTTTGGATTTGTGGTCTTTGATGACTCTGTCCCTGTGCAAAGAATCCTGGGAGCCAAA CCCATCATGTTTCGAGGTGAGGTGCGTCTGAatgtggaagaaaagaaaacgaggGCAGTGCGTGAGCGAGAGACGcgtggtggaggagaagagcgTCGGGACATGAGGCGCAACGATCGGGGTCCCGGAGGCTCACGGGGCATCATGGGAAGCGGAATCATGCGTGAACGCGATGGAAGAGGGCCACCAGCTCGAGGCGGCATGGCTCCCAAACCTGGCATGGGCTCTGGACGCGGCTCTGGAGGCCAAGGAGAGGGTCGCTTTACAGCCCAGCGCCGTTGA